From the Microbacterium profundi genome, the window TCGAGGGTCACGTCCGGATAGCCGTCGAAGATGCGCTCGCGTCCGCTTGCCCCCGTGATCACGGGGAAGATCACAACCCGGTAGCGGTCGACGAGCCCCGCGTTCAGGAACGAGCGGCACAGCGCGACGCTGCCGATCGTGCGCAGCGGTCGATCCGACTCCTCTTTCAGGCGGCCGACGTAGTCGACGGCATCCGTGTCGACGAGCGTCGAGTTCGCCCACGTCAACGGCGCGCGGAGCGACGACGAGAACACGTACTTGGGAATGCCGTTGAGCGCATCCGTGCCCGGTTCGCCGCCCGCGGTGAGCTTGGACAT encodes:
- a CDS encoding dihydrofolate reductase family protein, yielding MQTLTIDFICSLDGSAVGWPGWWGMESPEYLDWLDDAPAGDDPLLMGANTYRVMSKLTAGGEPGTDALNGIPKYVFSSSLRAPLTWANSTLVDTDAVDYVGRLKEESDRPLRTIGSVALCRSFLNAGLVDRYRVVIFPVITGASGRERIFDGYPDVTLELVEARTFDRRTQLLEYIPTVVDGPPGR